The following proteins come from a genomic window of Melospiza georgiana isolate bMelGeo1 chromosome 3, bMelGeo1.pri, whole genome shotgun sequence:
- the BCL2L11 gene encoding bcl-2-like protein 11, with amino-acid sequence MAKQPPEVKARRDGEGGRLPAAEGPGPGAQLRPGAPAALPGAGAVSAARGPPASPGPFATRSPLFIFVRRSPLLPRSSSGYFSFEAERSPAPLGCDKATQTPSPPCQALSHCLSAMASRWQSHSPAEEVQPEIWIAQELRRIGDEFNASYCPRRGFLDHQLGNPQVMILRLLRYIISRIWRLQ; translated from the exons ATGGCCAAGCAGCCCCCCGAGGTGAAGGCGCGACGCGACGGCGAGGGCGGGCGGCTGCCGGCGGCGgaggggccgggcccgggcgcGCAGCTGCGCCCCGGCGCTCCCGCCGCCCTGCCCGGGGCCGGCGCGGTGTCCGCGGCGCGGGGCCCGcccgccagccccggcccctTCGCCACCCGCTCGCCGCTCTTCATCTTCGTGCGGAGGTCGCCGCTGCTGCCGCGCTCCTCCAGCGGGTACTTCTCGTTCGAAGCCGAGCGCAGCCCCGCGCCCCTGGGCTGCGACAAGGCCACGCAGACCCCCAGCCCGCCCTGCCAGGCGCTCAGCCACTGCCTCAGCGCCATGG CTTCCCGGTGGCAATCCCACTCTCCAGCCGAGGAGGTGCAGCCGGAGATCTGGATCGCGCAGGAGCTGCGGCGCATCGGCGACGAGTTCAATGCCTCCTATTGTCCACGCAGG GGTTTCTTGGATCACCAGTTGGGGAACCCCCAGGTCATGATCCTGCGCCTGCTGCGTTACATCATCAGCCGCATCTGGAGGCTCCAGTGA